A genomic segment from Cyprinus carpio isolate SPL01 chromosome A4, ASM1834038v1, whole genome shotgun sequence encodes:
- the LOC109095425 gene encoding LOW QUALITY PROTEIN: 6-phosphofructo-2-kinase/fructose-2,6-bisphosphatase 3-like (The sequence of the model RefSeq protein was modified relative to this genomic sequence to represent the inferred CDS: substituted 2 bases at 2 genomic stop codons) produces MPRELTQNRIQKIWIPSKDDKPSMPRTSHGGPHLANPPTVIVMVGLPARGKTYISRKLTRYLNWIGIPTKVFNVGEYRREAVKHYSSYDFFKSDNEDAVKIRQQCALAALRDVKTYLTEEEGQVAVFDATNTTRERRDMILEFGSVNGFKIFFIESVCDDPNVIACNILEVKVSCPDYHSKIATXTGSXWCHVLTIRLQKTDAMEDFKKRIECYRMNYQPLDPDQYDKNLSFIKVIDVGRRFLVNRIQDHIQSRIVYYLMNIHVQPRSIYLCRHGESQHNLQGRLGGDSGLSTRGRKFAGALAKFVKEQNLKDLKVWTSQLRRSIQTAEALNVPYEQWKALNEIDGGVCEEMTYEEVRERFPDEFALRDQDKYYYRYPSGESYQDLVQRVEPVIMELERQENVLVICHQAVMRCLLAYFLDKSADEMPYLKCPLHTVLKLTPVAYGCKVESISLNVEAVNTHRDRPDDVKRGPSTLIRRNSVTPLTSPEPNKKPRIEGLDDTIIREVTPTQLTLCTASHTTLALSTQNLKKCSIECYEPPQLCL; encoded by the exons ATGCCAAGGGAACTAACCCAAAACAGGATCCAAAAAATCTGGATTCCCTCTAAGGATGACAAACCTTCAATGCCCCGTACAT CACATGGAGGCCCCCACCTGGCAAACCCCCCAACAGTGATAGTGATGGTAGGGCTTCCTGCGCGGGGCAAAACCTACATTTCAAGGAAACTCACACGCTACCTCAACTGGATTGGTATTCCCACAAAAG TCTTTAACGTTGGCGAGTATCGACGAGAGGCAGTGAAACACTACAGCTCTTACGATTTCTTCAAATCGGACAATGAGGATGCCGTCAAAATCCGACA GCAGTGTGCCTTGGCCGCTCTGAGAGATGTCAAGACTTACCTCACTGAAGAGGAAGGTCAAGTGGCT GTTTTTGATGCTACAAACACAACCAGAGAGCGACGAGATATGATCTTGGAGTTTGGTTCAGTAAATGGCTTCAAG ATTTTCTTCATTGAGTCTGTTTGTGATGACCCAAATGTAATCGCCTGTAATATCTTG GAAGTTAAGGTGTCATGTCCTGACTATCATTCTAAGATTGCAACCTAAACAGGAAGTTAATGGTGTCATGTCCTGACTATAAGATTGCAAAAGACGGATGCCATGGAGGACTTTAAGAAAAGAATTGAATGTTACAGAATGAACTATCAGCCGCTTGACCCTGACCAATATGACAA AAATTTGTCCTTCATCAAAGTGATTGACGTCGGTCGCAGGTTCCTGGTGAACCGCATTCAAGACCACATCCAGAGTCGGATCGTCTACTACCTGATGAACATCCATGTGCAGCCGCGGTCTATTTATTTGTGTCGCCATGGTGAGAGCCAACACAACCTGCAGGGCCGACTGGGCGGAGACTCTGGACTGTCTACACGTGGACGAAAG TTTGCAGGAGCTCTTGCTAAATTTGTGAAAGAGCAGAACTTAAAGGACTTGAAGGTTTGGACGAGCCAGCTGCGTCGTAGTATCCAAACCGCCGAGGCCCTCAATGTCCCGTACGAGCAGTGGAAAGCCCTGAATGAGATTGATGGC GGTGTGTGTGAGGAGATGACCTATGAAGAAGTGAGGGAGAGGTTTCCAGATGAGTTTGCTCTCAGAGATCAAGACAAATACTACTACCGCTACCCCTCCGGAGAG TCATATCAGGATTTGGTTCAGCGGGTGGAACCTGTGATCATGGAACTGGAACGACAGGAAAATGTTCTTGTCATCTGTCACCAGGCTGTGATGCGTTGCCTACTAGCCTACTTCTTGGACAAAAGTGCAG ATGAGATGCCGTACTTGAAGTGTCCACTCCACACAGTACTGAAGCTGACCCCGGTGGCTTATG ggtGCAAAGTTGAATCtatctctctgaatgtggaggcAGTGAACACACATAGAGACAGACCAGAT GATGTGAAGAGAGGCCCGAGCACTCTGATCAGGAGAAACAGTGTGACCCCTCTCACCAGCCCTGAACCCAATAAGAAGCCCCGCATCGAGGGTCTGGATGACACGATCATCAGAGAGGTGACGCCCACCCAGCTCACCCTGTGTACAGCTTCACACACCACTCTCGCTCTGTCCACACAG